The Candidatus Kryptonium sp. genome contains a region encoding:
- the rsmD gene encoding 16S rRNA (guanine(966)-N(2))-methyltransferase RsmD, protein MVRIITGKYKGRSLKISKNESVRPTSDRVKEALFNILSNRISFENLFVLDLFAGTGALGFEALSRGAEKVIFVDNHYGALKMIKENAKVLGCEDKILIVNDDALRFIQYSNEKFDLIFADPPYMYPHFNELVYKIWERELLSEIGFFSVEHDSRIVFAPEMIPFEIVTRREFGKTAFTIFKYKE, encoded by the coding sequence ATGGTCAGGATAATAACCGGAAAATATAAAGGGCGTTCGTTAAAAATTTCAAAGAATGAGTCTGTAAGACCTACTTCAGATAGAGTAAAAGAGGCACTTTTTAACATTTTATCAAATAGAATTAGTTTTGAAAACCTTTTCGTTCTTGATCTTTTTGCTGGAACTGGCGCGCTTGGCTTTGAGGCTTTAAGTAGAGGTGCTGAAAAAGTTATCTTCGTTGATAATCACTACGGAGCGCTTAAAATGATAAAAGAAAACGCGAAAGTTCTCGGTTGTGAGGATAAAATTCTAATTGTGAATGATGACGCCTTGAGATTTATTCAGTATTCAAACGAAAAATTTGATCTTATCTTTGCTGACCCACCTTATATGTATCCACATTTTAACGAACTTGTTTACAAGATCTGGGAAAGGGAACTGCTAAGTGAGATCGGATTTTTCTCGGTTGAGCATGATTCAAGAATTGTCTTTGCCCCTGAGATGATACCTTTTGAAATTGTCACAAGAAGAGAGTTCGGGAAGACCGCATTCACAATTTTTAAATATAAGGAGTAA
- a CDS encoding helix-hairpin-helix domain-containing protein encodes MKSIFKKINDAIGLTRSESVVFWFLIVAFVSGIAIKLVRGDVIKKETAKFDYSVFDKEFEQRSAEIEKYVSAGSKNVDNNFVDEGSGSAPFKVNINTATKEELMKLPGIGEKTAEQIIRHREIYGKFRKIEDIMNVKGIGQKKFERIKNYLTTN; translated from the coding sequence TTGAAAAGCATTTTCAAAAAAATAAACGATGCGATTGGCTTAACGAGATCCGAAAGCGTCGTCTTTTGGTTTCTAATCGTTGCTTTTGTTTCCGGGATTGCAATAAAACTTGTTCGGGGTGATGTTATCAAAAAGGAAACCGCGAAATTTGATTATTCTGTTTTTGACAAAGAATTTGAACAAAGATCCGCTGAAATTGAAAAATATGTATCCGCTGGAAGTAAAAATGTAGATAATAACTTTGTTGATGAAGGTTCTGGTTCAGCGCCTTTTAAAGTGAACATAAATACTGCAACCAAGGAGGAGTTAATGAAGCTTCCCGGCATCGGTGAGAAAACAGCTGAGCAGATAATAAGGCATAGGGAGATTTACGGGAAATTTAGAAAAATTGAGGATATAATGAATGTCAAGGGGATAGGACAGAAGAAGTTTGAAAGGATAAAAAATTATTTGACAACAAATTAA
- a CDS encoding bifunctional enoyl-CoA hydratase/phosphate acetyltransferase, whose product MIRNFQELIEKVKGTSKTIAVISAHQETALSAAIEARKQKIANSILIGDSQKISEMLKELGEDPTNFEIIEEKDPAKAVLIGTSLVRDGKAQIILKGKVDTTTLMKGVLNKEAGLRTGKLLSDVFVFEYPEKKDESKFILMSDGGVVLNPTLEQKIEIIKNAVEVAHKLGFENPKVAVLSATELVIEELTSTTDAVKLKQLNIEGKITGCVVDGPLALDLAISEESALEKGIKSEVAGKADILIVPNIESGNILGKSLTYFAHYKIGHVIAGAKAPVLIPSRSDKMEAKLNSIALGVLMTL is encoded by the coding sequence ATGATAAGAAATTTCCAAGAGCTCATTGAAAAAGTAAAGGGAACATCAAAAACAATAGCAGTCATATCCGCACATCAAGAAACAGCGCTTTCAGCAGCAATTGAAGCAAGGAAACAAAAAATAGCTAACTCAATTTTAATAGGAGATTCACAAAAAATTTCCGAGATGCTCAAAGAACTTGGAGAAGATCCGACAAATTTTGAAATCATTGAGGAAAAAGATCCAGCAAAAGCTGTTTTAATTGGAACTTCGCTTGTAAGAGATGGGAAAGCACAAATAATTTTGAAAGGCAAGGTTGATACTACAACATTGATGAAAGGTGTTCTAAACAAAGAAGCAGGACTTAGAACAGGTAAATTGTTAAGCGATGTATTCGTTTTTGAGTACCCAGAAAAAAAAGATGAATCAAAGTTTATTCTCATGTCGGACGGAGGCGTGGTTTTAAATCCGACGCTTGAGCAAAAAATTGAAATAATAAAAAACGCTGTTGAAGTTGCACATAAGCTTGGCTTTGAAAATCCTAAAGTTGCCGTGTTATCAGCAACAGAGCTCGTAATTGAAGAATTAACCTCAACCACAGACGCTGTGAAACTAAAACAACTTAACATTGAGGGAAAGATAACGGGCTGTGTTGTTGATGGTCCTCTTGCTCTTGACCTTGCTATTTCGGAAGAATCAGCTCTTGAGAAGGGAATAAAATCGGAAGTCGCCGGAAAAGCTGACATTTTAATAGTTCCGAACATTGAAAGTGGGAACATACTTGGAAAAAGCTTGACTTATTTCGCACACTATAAGATCGGTCATGTCATCGCTGGTGCAAAAGCTCCGGTTTTAATCCCGTCAAGGTCGGACAAGATGGAAGCAAAATTGAATTCAATCGCGCTTGGAGTTTTAATGACGCTTTAA
- a CDS encoding TldD/PmbA family protein produces MSTNFKVSAKIYKFLKIANQQRNPMITEEIVKSITSKAIKKGADECDVFISIDEEFSTTIKDGEIESLKQAINHGLGIRIFKDKKIGFAYTTDFSNFAIEKTIDEAISLARNSMPEPDNELPKTENNIQAQIKTFDPVIFSISVERKIKIAKEIENIAKSFDPKIKVESTGFGNLIQRRIIANSNGFFGEYEGTIFEIYCSAIASDKAESQTGYYSSVSRFFENLQTPEHVARNASVRALQLLNPRRIKTGRYPVIFDHTTAPTIVSYIATAVNGKNSYRKMSFLFDKIGEKVGSENLTIIDDGRLEAGLASKPFDDEGIQTKRKAIIENGILKMFLLDSITAKKFSQEPTGNTYRRYDTIPAPSPLNFYIQPGSKNLDEIISEVKEGLLITKLIGFGVDIVSGNFSKGASGLWIKNGEITFAVDKITIADNLSNIMKNIIAVGNDLVFFSNIASPSILISEMTITCD; encoded by the coding sequence TTGAGCACAAATTTCAAAGTTTCGGCCAAAATTTATAAATTTTTAAAAATTGCAAATCAACAGAGAAATCCGATGATTACCGAAGAAATCGTCAAATCCATTACTTCAAAAGCGATAAAAAAGGGAGCCGATGAATGTGATGTTTTCATTTCAATAGATGAGGAATTTTCAACAACAATAAAAGATGGAGAAATTGAATCTCTAAAACAAGCGATAAACCACGGGCTTGGAATAAGAATCTTCAAGGACAAAAAGATTGGTTTCGCTTATACAACCGATTTCTCAAATTTTGCGATTGAGAAAACAATAGATGAAGCAATTTCACTTGCGAGAAACTCAATGCCCGAGCCCGATAACGAACTACCCAAAACAGAAAATAACATTCAAGCGCAAATTAAAACTTTTGATCCTGTAATCTTCTCAATAAGCGTTGAACGAAAAATAAAAATTGCTAAAGAAATAGAAAACATCGCGAAATCTTTTGATCCCAAAATCAAAGTTGAATCAACTGGATTTGGAAACTTAATTCAGAGAAGAATAATTGCAAATTCAAACGGATTTTTCGGTGAATATGAAGGAACAATCTTTGAAATCTATTGCTCCGCAATAGCATCTGACAAAGCCGAAAGTCAAACTGGTTATTATTCGTCCGTAAGTAGATTTTTTGAAAACCTTCAAACACCCGAACATGTTGCGAGAAACGCAAGTGTTCGCGCTCTTCAACTTTTGAATCCGAGAAGAATCAAAACAGGAAGATATCCCGTGATATTTGATCACACAACCGCTCCAACCATTGTAAGCTACATAGCAACCGCCGTAAACGGAAAAAACAGCTATAGAAAGATGAGCTTTCTTTTTGATAAAATAGGAGAGAAAGTCGGAAGTGAAAACCTTACTATAATTGACGACGGACGCCTTGAGGCAGGGCTTGCTTCAAAACCATTTGATGACGAGGGAATTCAAACGAAGAGGAAAGCAATTATTGAAAATGGGATTTTAAAAATGTTTCTTCTTGATTCAATCACTGCAAAAAAATTTTCACAAGAGCCAACTGGAAACACTTATAGAAGATACGACACAATTCCAGCACCTTCACCATTGAATTTTTACATTCAGCCTGGTTCAAAAAATCTTGACGAAATAATAAGCGAAGTTAAAGAAGGTTTACTTATTACAAAACTAATTGGTTTTGGTGTTGATATTGTTTCTGGCAACTTTTCAAAAGGCGCAAGTGGCTTATGGATAAAGAATGGTGAAATAACATTTGCAGTTGATAAGATCACAATAGCAGATAACTTAAGTAACATTATGAAAAACATCATCGCGGTTGGAAACGATCTCGTTTTCTTCAGTAACATCGCATCCCCATCAATTCTTATTTCTGAAATGACAATAACCTGCGATTAA
- the larB gene encoding nickel pincer cofactor biosynthesis protein LarB, whose product MMREKLEKLLNDYKNGKISVDEFLNELKWFPFENIEFAKVDHHRMLKHNFPEVILCQWKTPKQVREIAKRILEKSKFLLATRANLEHFKEVKKIAKDAKYNELARTITVIRGDIKKDDKKGKILIITAGTADLPVAEEARVTAEILGNEVEILYDVGVAGLHRLLSNFDKLKSASVIIVVAGMEGALPSVVGGLVGVPVIAVPTSIGYGANFNGLAPLLTMLNTCAPGVVVVNIDNGFGAAFAATLMNRK is encoded by the coding sequence ATGATGCGCGAAAAGTTAGAAAAACTTCTGAACGATTATAAAAATGGAAAAATTAGCGTTGATGAATTTTTAAACGAGTTAAAATGGTTTCCATTTGAAAACATTGAATTTGCGAAAGTTGATCATCACCGAATGCTTAAACACAACTTCCCCGAAGTTATACTTTGCCAGTGGAAAACACCTAAACAAGTAAGGGAAATAGCAAAACGAATACTTGAAAAATCCAAATTCCTTCTCGCAACACGAGCTAATTTAGAACACTTTAAAGAAGTCAAAAAAATCGCAAAAGATGCAAAATATAACGAGCTGGCAAGAACGATAACTGTAATTCGTGGAGATATAAAGAAAGACGACAAAAAGGGGAAAATTTTAATTATAACTGCTGGAACCGCGGACCTGCCCGTTGCCGAAGAAGCAAGAGTAACAGCAGAGATACTTGGGAATGAAGTTGAAATTTTATACGATGTTGGAGTTGCTGGGCTTCATCGCTTGCTTTCAAATTTTGATAAGTTGAAAAGTGCAAGCGTTATAATTGTTGTCGCTGGAATGGAAGGGGCATTGCCAAGTGTCGTAGGGGGACTTGTTGGAGTTCCAGTTATAGCTGTTCCGACATCAATTGGATATGGTGCAAACTTTAATGGGCTTGCACCTCTTTTGACTATGCTTAACACTTGTGCACCAGGCGTTGTTGTTGTAAACATTGACAACGGATTCGGTGCAGCATTTGCCGCAACTCTTATGAATAGAAAGTGA
- a CDS encoding zinc ribbon domain-containing protein produces MPTYEYKCDTCGYIFEEFQSINDEPIKICPKCGGSVKRMISGGVGLIFKGSGFYITDYKRGNSKNGSNSETKTETTKSEKSE; encoded by the coding sequence ATGCCAACATATGAGTACAAATGCGATACTTGTGGTTACATTTTTGAGGAATTTCAAAGTATAAACGATGAACCGATAAAAATTTGCCCCAAATGTGGTGGCAGTGTAAAAAGAATGATAAGCGGCGGGGTCGGTTTAATCTTCAAAGGTTCGGGATTTTATATAACCGATTATAAGCGTGGGAATTCAAAAAACGGATCAAATTCTGAAACAAAAACGGAAACAACTAAATCTGAAAAATCGGAGTAA
- a CDS encoding pyridoxal phosphate-dependent aminotransferase, protein MLKLSEKILNLPESETLRISAIAKNMKAQGIDVVSLSAGEPDFPTPEHIKEAAIQAIRENFTKYTQNQGIPELINAIIEKFRRDNNIEYKPNEILVSNGGKHSIFNALQAICNPGDEVIIPAPYWVSYPPMVALADAVPVILKTDISTNFKIVPDQLKEAITKKTKALILNSPSNPTGTVYTEDEIRQIAEVVYEKNIFVISDEIYEKILYEGKHFSMASIKELRDLVITVNGVSKAYAMTGWRIGYLGAKEEIVKLANKIQGQMTSNACSISQKAALAALTGTQEPVKKMVNEFKIRRDFICSELKQIPDIEIFVPSGAFYVFPKVSAYYGRSYNGMVIRNSNDFCEFLLKEEKLAIVPGEAFGMDECVRISYAASMEDLMKGVERFKRAIEKLRD, encoded by the coding sequence ATGCTTAAACTCTCTGAAAAAATACTAAACTTACCTGAATCAGAAACTCTTCGCATTTCGGCAATTGCAAAAAACATGAAAGCTCAAGGGATTGATGTTGTTTCATTAAGTGCTGGAGAACCTGATTTCCCAACACCAGAGCACATAAAAGAAGCAGCAATTCAAGCGATAAGGGAAAATTTCACAAAGTACACCCAAAATCAAGGGATACCAGAGCTAATAAATGCAATTATTGAAAAGTTCCGTCGTGACAACAATATTGAGTATAAACCAAATGAGATATTGGTGTCAAATGGGGGGAAGCATTCAATTTTCAATGCTTTACAAGCGATATGTAATCCCGGGGACGAGGTAATAATTCCTGCGCCATATTGGGTGAGTTATCCACCAATGGTTGCTCTTGCAGATGCTGTGCCGGTAATTTTGAAAACAGATATAAGCACGAACTTCAAAATAGTTCCTGACCAACTCAAGGAAGCGATAACGAAGAAAACGAAAGCTCTCATTCTTAATTCACCGTCAAATCCAACAGGTACAGTTTACACAGAAGATGAGATAAGGCAAATCGCTGAAGTTGTGTATGAAAAAAATATCTTCGTAATTTCGGATGAGATTTATGAAAAAATACTTTACGAAGGGAAACATTTCAGCATGGCTTCAATTAAAGAGTTAAGAGATCTTGTGATAACTGTTAACGGTGTTTCAAAAGCATATGCTATGACTGGCTGGAGAATTGGATACCTTGGAGCGAAAGAAGAAATAGTTAAGCTCGCAAATAAGATTCAAGGTCAGATGACATCAAATGCATGTTCAATTTCTCAAAAAGCAGCTCTTGCTGCATTAACAGGGACGCAGGAGCCCGTGAAGAAGATGGTTAATGAGTTTAAGATAAGGCGAGATTTCATTTGTTCCGAGCTCAAGCAAATCCCCGATATAGAAATTTTCGTCCCTTCTGGTGCATTTTATGTTTTTCCGAAGGTTTCAGCTTACTACGGTAGAAGCTACAATGGCATGGTCATAAGAAATTCAAACGATTTTTGTGAGTTTTTACTTAAAGAAGAAAAATTAGCAATCGTTCCCGGGGAGGCATTCGGAATGGATGAATGTGTTAGGATTTCTTACGCTGCTTCTATGGAGGATTTGATGAAAGGTGTTGAGAGGTTCAAAAGAGCCATTGAAAAACTAAGGGATTAA
- a CDS encoding DUF5683 domain-containing protein, with the protein MLKKILLLIVFAQAMVFSQSSNESFISKRKLTALTYSVFIPGAGQFYLGHKIKGALFTLTTFGSLITAVVSQNNLVGGNERLENLEIQYQSTMNWERAEQIWQEMLQVKAGIDRDYKRRNLFLGITAGLWAVNIIDVLFFTTDKGSGDIFGENTPFIGVESKGGKFMISAKFKF; encoded by the coding sequence ATGCTTAAGAAAATCTTGCTCTTAATCGTTTTTGCCCAAGCTATGGTTTTTTCGCAATCCTCAAATGAATCATTTATTTCAAAGCGAAAACTTACAGCGCTTACATATTCAGTTTTTATACCTGGTGCTGGTCAATTTTATCTGGGCCACAAAATCAAAGGCGCACTTTTTACCTTAACTACCTTCGGGTCGCTCATCACAGCAGTTGTATCACAAAATAATCTTGTTGGCGGAAACGAAAGACTTGAAAATTTAGAGATTCAGTATCAAAGCACAATGAATTGGGAAAGAGCAGAACAAATATGGCAGGAGATGTTGCAGGTTAAAGCGGGCATTGATAGAGATTACAAAAGAAGGAACCTTTTTCTTGGTATAACAGCTGGGCTTTGGGCTGTAAACATAATTGATGTACTTTTCTTTACAACAGATAAAGGTTCTGGAGACATTTTCGGCGAAAACACTCCTTTCATCGGAGTAGAAAGCAAGGGTGGGAAATTTATGATTTCAGCAAAATTTAAATTTTAA
- the hemG gene encoding protoporphyrinogen oxidase gives MKNSAIIIGAGISGLTTAFLLKKNGLNVTVLEAEKEVGGTMKSKRINGYLVELGPNSALETTPLFKQIADEVGISNEMIYANESSNKRYILKNGNLYPIPMKPQDFFKSKLWSWRGKLRIVLEPFHGRAKNRTNDPFWEETVSQFVRRRLGNEFLDYTINPFVAGVYAGDPEKLGVKSAFPRLYALEEKYGGLIIGTIKGAKERKRRAEQSKITAKMFSFINGMGTLPKAIANYLGDSIIFGANVKSIKKDNLGYIVEFEKDGKNESIYSEIVVVSTPAYIAGEIIAQLSSELENTLKQIYYPPVAEVVFGYKKEQIGIEPDGFGFLTPEKEKRKILGTLWNSTIFPQRAPEGYVEFTTFVGGTRQPEIALKSDDELIKIVSDELKEIMKINGEPEFIWISRWEKAIPQYNVGHLKIMAMIDEFEKANPGIYLCANYRGGISVGDCVTSASKIANKILNQK, from the coding sequence ATGAAAAATAGTGCAATAATCATCGGAGCAGGAATATCGGGACTTACAACCGCTTTTCTACTCAAAAAGAACGGGCTAAATGTCACAGTCCTTGAAGCGGAAAAAGAAGTCGGTGGGACGATGAAAAGCAAAAGAATAAATGGATACCTCGTTGAACTCGGGCCGAATAGTGCTCTTGAAACGACGCCACTTTTCAAGCAAATCGCTGATGAAGTTGGAATTTCAAACGAGATGATTTACGCAAATGAATCTTCAAATAAGAGATACATTCTTAAAAATGGGAATTTATATCCGATCCCGATGAAACCTCAGGACTTTTTTAAGAGCAAATTATGGAGTTGGCGCGGAAAACTTCGCATAGTTCTTGAACCATTTCACGGTCGCGCTAAAAATAGAACAAATGATCCATTTTGGGAAGAAACAGTTTCACAATTCGTTAGAAGGCGACTCGGTAATGAATTTCTTGACTATACCATCAATCCATTTGTTGCTGGTGTATATGCTGGTGATCCAGAAAAACTTGGAGTTAAATCAGCTTTTCCACGACTTTACGCACTTGAAGAAAAATACGGAGGTTTGATCATCGGAACCATAAAAGGAGCTAAAGAGAGAAAGCGAAGAGCGGAACAATCAAAAATAACAGCTAAAATGTTTTCTTTCATCAATGGCATGGGAACTTTGCCAAAAGCAATAGCAAATTACCTTGGCGATTCCATTATATTTGGTGCAAATGTTAAATCAATTAAAAAGGACAATTTGGGATACATCGTTGAATTTGAAAAAGATGGGAAAAACGAAAGCATTTACTCGGAGATAGTTGTCGTCTCAACGCCCGCTTATATAGCTGGAGAAATAATTGCTCAATTATCAAGTGAACTTGAAAATACTCTAAAGCAAATTTATTATCCACCAGTTGCAGAGGTCGTATTTGGCTATAAAAAAGAACAAATCGGTATTGAGCCAGATGGTTTTGGATTTTTAACGCCTGAAAAAGAGAAACGAAAAATTCTTGGCACACTTTGGAATTCAACCATATTCCCACAGCGAGCCCCGGAAGGATATGTTGAGTTCACTACATTTGTTGGGGGAACAAGACAACCAGAAATTGCTCTTAAAAGTGACGATGAATTAATAAAAATTGTAAGCGATGAATTGAAAGAAATAATGAAGATCAATGGTGAACCAGAATTTATATGGATTTCAAGATGGGAAAAAGCCATACCTCAATATAATGTCGGACATTTAAAAATTATGGCCATGATAGATGAATTTGAGAAGGCAAATCCTGGAATTTATCTATGCGCAAATTATCGTGGTGGAATTTCGGTTGGCGATTGCGTCACGAGCGCAAGCAAAATTGCAAATAAAATTTTAAATCAAAAATGA
- the coaD gene encoding pantetheine-phosphate adenylyltransferase: MKIAIYPGTFDPITNGHIDVIERASRLFDKVIVTVAKNVAKTPLFTVEERIKMIKEVVKKYDNVEVDSFDGLLVDYARMKNAVAIIRGLRAVSDFEYEFQMALMNRKICDITTVFLVPHEKYTYLNSTIVREIASFGGDVSNFVPKIVEKMLKDKFKQKQNMRRRT, translated from the coding sequence ATGAAAATCGCAATCTATCCTGGGACATTTGATCCGATAACAAATGGGCATATTGATGTAATAGAACGTGCTTCAAGGTTGTTTGATAAAGTCATCGTGACAGTTGCTAAAAATGTAGCGAAAACACCGCTTTTTACAGTTGAGGAAAGAATAAAAATGATAAAGGAGGTTGTGAAAAAGTATGATAATGTTGAGGTTGACAGCTTTGATGGTCTTCTCGTTGATTACGCAAGGATGAAAAATGCGGTAGCAATAATAAGGGGATTGCGCGCGGTTTCAGATTTTGAATATGAATTTCAAATGGCTTTGATGAACAGAAAAATATGTGATATAACCACCGTTTTCCTCGTCCCACACGAGAAATATACTTATTTGAATTCAACGATAGTTCGTGAGATAGCTTCCTTTGGAGGCGATGTTAGTAATTTCGTCCCGAAAATAGTGGAAAAAATGCTTAAAGATAAATTTAAGCAAAAGCAAAACATGAGAAGGAGAACCTAA
- the hemH gene encoding ferrochelatase codes for MPEYGIILLNLGGPDSTKSVEKFLYNLFSDPDIFKFPFPSLTQKAFAKLISKLRSKKVSKYYQKIGGRSPILSYTLVQAKLLEKKLEPFLDCKVYIGMRYWRPFIDEALERALKDNSQKIILLPLYPQYSTTTTGSSFNEFYRAMKRLNIISHGFDIKQIIEIKSYPDNELYIKALAERIEEAVENFNDEDFKSFAVLFSAHSLPVKLIQNGDPYFYEITKSYNAVTNYLQNNSKLKEIFKNTRMILCFQSKVGPTKWLEPSTVDSVIKLADEGVKNLLVVPLSFVSDNIETLYELGIFVKDIAIKNGVQKFIVTEALNDSETFIEALKNIVLEAVKNEK; via the coding sequence ATGCCTGAATATGGAATTATTCTCTTAAACCTCGGTGGACCTGATTCAACAAAAAGTGTTGAAAAATTTCTCTACAACCTGTTCTCAGATCCAGACATATTCAAATTCCCTTTCCCCTCGTTAACACAAAAAGCCTTCGCAAAATTAATTTCAAAATTAAGATCAAAAAAAGTTTCAAAATACTACCAAAAAATTGGCGGTCGCTCTCCGATTTTGAGCTATACCCTCGTTCAAGCGAAATTATTAGAGAAAAAACTTGAACCATTCCTTGATTGCAAAGTTTACATCGGAATGAGATATTGGAGACCATTCATAGACGAGGCACTTGAAAGAGCTTTGAAAGATAATTCACAAAAGATAATCCTTCTTCCCCTTTATCCACAATACTCAACCACAACCACTGGCTCAAGCTTCAATGAATTCTATCGCGCCATGAAAAGATTAAACATAATCTCTCACGGATTTGATATAAAGCAAATAATTGAAATAAAAAGTTATCCCGATAACGAGCTATACATCAAGGCACTTGCAGAAAGGATTGAAGAAGCAGTTGAAAATTTCAATGATGAAGATTTCAAAAGTTTTGCTGTGTTATTCAGCGCCCATAGCTTGCCTGTTAAACTTATTCAAAATGGTGACCCGTATTTTTACGAAATCACGAAATCTTACAACGCTGTAACGAACTATCTGCAAAATAACTCCAAATTAAAGGAAATTTTCAAAAACACGAGAATGATTCTTTGTTTCCAAAGCAAGGTCGGACCTACAAAATGGCTTGAGCCGTCAACGGTTGACTCAGTGATAAAACTTGCTGATGAAGGAGTTAAAAATTTGCTTGTTGTTCCACTTAGCTTCGTGTCAGATAACATAGAAACGCTATATGAACTTGGAATCTTTGTCAAAGATATTGCTATTAAAAATGGAGTTCAAAAATTCATCGTTACTGAAGCTTTGAACGACTCTGAAACATTTATTGAAGCTCTAAAAAACATAGTTCTGGAGGCAGTTAAAAATGAAAAATAG
- the pilM gene encoding pilus assembly protein PilM: MIFITVKLGRERIDIAETEELSKKLVLKKTLTQKLCLETFSFEKAIEIASAISSSINISEKFTKISFCLDTEFAFLNVIPVDSNLSEQELNEHLLWEVFHYFPGESVHNFTIRGYRFGIGKIQKMLVAAVRKEIISFLKTIADKLNLKVQIIDIDHFAAENCLRERISPTRSKYIYSDFVLVGLKERRIDVSLFKNYEFQKYFYYVVNSESDLRYFVIKLINDYISAGFEKFVFYGEVSEEAIDLVSGMLGNKFLLLNPFDSPVFLDIKANPQNASVFAPNIGLMLRMLWSG, encoded by the coding sequence ATGATTTTCATAACTGTAAAACTTGGCAGGGAACGGATAGATATAGCTGAGACCGAGGAATTATCCAAAAAGTTAGTTCTAAAAAAAACTTTAACCCAAAAGTTATGTCTTGAAACTTTCTCTTTTGAAAAGGCAATTGAAATAGCATCGGCTATTTCTTCATCAATAAACATAAGTGAAAAATTCACAAAAATTTCTTTTTGTCTTGACACTGAATTCGCATTTTTGAATGTCATTCCTGTTGATTCCAACTTATCTGAACAGGAATTAAATGAACATTTGTTGTGGGAGGTTTTTCATTATTTCCCTGGTGAATCAGTGCATAACTTTACAATTAGAGGTTACAGGTTTGGAATCGGAAAAATCCAAAAGATGCTCGTTGCTGCTGTAAGGAAGGAAATAATTTCTTTCTTAAAGACGATAGCTGACAAGTTAAATTTAAAGGTTCAGATAATTGATATTGATCATTTCGCTGCTGAGAATTGCTTGAGGGAAAGGATAAGTCCAACGCGATCAAAGTATATTTACAGTGACTTTGTCCTTGTTGGGTTGAAGGAGAGAAGGATTGATGTGAGCTTGTTCAAAAACTATGAATTTCAAAAATATTTTTACTATGTCGTCAACAGCGAATCGGATTTGAGATATTTCGTCATAAAATTGATAAATGATTACATTTCTGCTGGATTTGAAAAGTTTGTTTTTTATGGCGAAGTAAGTGAGGAGGCAATTGATTTAGTAAGTGGGATGTTGGGAAATAAGTTCCTGCTTCTTAATCCGTTTGATTCTCCAGTGTTCCTTGATATAAAGGCAAATCCTCAAAATGCCTCTGTTTTCGCTCCAAATATAGGGCTTATGTTAAGAATGTTATGGTCAGGATAA
- a CDS encoding YkvA family protein: MRDYNELGTDAVVFIQQSQDSDAVKKFKKIARNISEKDVEYVEQNFWAKISRLKSRIDFKRDLIALYKFMKDPAVSFLRKAIAIAALVYFILPLDSIPDLSPLIGLIDDLGIITMVVKFLSKELERYY, encoded by the coding sequence ATGCGAGATTATAACGAACTTGGCACGGATGCAGTTGTTTTCATTCAGCAAAGTCAAGACAGCGACGCTGTTAAAAAGTTTAAAAAGATAGCTCGGAACATATCTGAGAAAGATGTTGAATATGTTGAACAAAACTTTTGGGCTAAAATTTCAAGGTTAAAAAGCAGAATTGATTTCAAACGCGATCTTATTGCACTTTACAAATTTATGAAAGATCCCGCTGTTTCGTTTCTTAGAAAGGCGATTGCAATAGCAGCGCTTGTTTACTTTATCTTGCCCCTTGATTCAATACCCGATCTTTCTCCGTTGATTGGACTCATTGATGACCTTGGAATTATAACAATGGTTGTTAAATTTTTAAGCAAGGAGCTTGAGAGATATTACTGA